In a single window of the Pseudomonas sp. B21-015 genome:
- the fabI gene encoding enoyl-ACP reductase FabI → MGFLAGKRVLIVGVASKLSIASGIAAAMHREGAELAFTYQNDKLKGRVEEFAQGWGSSPELCFPCDVASDAEIAKVFEELSKKWDGLDCIVHSVGFAPGDQLDGDFTEATTREGFRIAHDISAYSFVALAKAGREMMKGRNGSLLTLSYLGAERTMPNYNVMGMAKASLEAGVRYLAGSLGPDGTRVNCVSAGPIRTLAASGIKNFRKMLAVNEAQTPLRRNVTIEEVGNAGAFLCSDLASGISGEIMYVDGGFNTTAMGNIEE, encoded by the coding sequence ATGGGTTTTCTCGCCGGTAAGCGCGTACTGATCGTCGGTGTCGCCAGCAAGCTGTCCATCGCATCCGGCATCGCTGCCGCCATGCATCGCGAGGGCGCTGAGCTTGCCTTCACTTATCAGAACGACAAACTCAAGGGTCGTGTCGAAGAGTTCGCACAAGGCTGGGGCTCGAGCCCTGAACTGTGCTTCCCGTGCGACGTGGCCAGCGATGCAGAAATCGCCAAGGTCTTCGAAGAGTTGAGCAAGAAGTGGGACGGCCTGGACTGCATCGTGCACTCCGTCGGCTTCGCCCCGGGCGACCAACTGGACGGCGACTTCACCGAAGCCACCACCCGTGAAGGTTTCCGCATCGCTCACGACATCAGCGCCTACAGCTTCGTGGCCCTGGCCAAGGCGGGTCGCGAAATGATGAAAGGCCGCAATGGCAGCCTGCTGACCCTGTCGTACCTGGGCGCCGAGCGCACCATGCCTAACTACAACGTAATGGGCATGGCCAAGGCTTCCCTGGAAGCTGGCGTACGTTACCTGGCCGGCTCCCTGGGCCCGGACGGCACTCGCGTCAACTGCGTATCGGCCGGCCCGATCCGCACCCTCGCCGCTTCCGGCATCAAGAACTTCCGCAAAATGCTGGCCGTCAACGAAGCGCAAACTCCGTTGCGTCGTAACGTCACCATCGAAGAAGTCGGCAACGCCGGCGCCTTCCTGTGCTCGGACCTGGCGTCCGGCATCAGCGGTGAAATCATGTACGTAGACGGCGGCTTCAACACCACCGCCATGGGCAACATCGAAGAGTGA
- a CDS encoding LysR family transcriptional regulator has product MLRELKTFIAVTRHGTFAAAGMHIGLTQSAVSAQIRNLEQALGIRLFDRTGRQALLNAAGQRALPMAQEILETFNRMAVSDDISEFRGELKIGAVATVQTGLLPRALLRLRQQAPLLEAKLVPGVSLSLLSQVDTGEVDLAILIKPPFELPKELSVQVIRREPFVLIVPVDLEEDDPLQLLVNHPHVRYDRNSFGGRLVTRFLREQQIDVRVALELDELEAIVKMVECGLGVSLLPRAGLWLEHGARVRVIELGELTFYREIVLLQRYSQRMQPIQQLFARCLTQIDD; this is encoded by the coding sequence ATGCTGCGGGAACTGAAAACTTTCATTGCCGTGACGCGCCATGGCACGTTCGCTGCGGCAGGCATGCACATCGGCCTGACTCAGTCGGCGGTCAGCGCGCAGATCCGCAATCTGGAGCAGGCGTTGGGCATACGTCTGTTCGATCGCACTGGACGTCAGGCCCTCCTCAATGCGGCGGGGCAGCGAGCGTTGCCGATGGCTCAGGAAATTCTCGAAACCTTCAACCGCATGGCCGTCAGTGATGACATCAGCGAGTTTCGTGGCGAATTGAAGATCGGCGCGGTGGCCACCGTCCAGACCGGGTTGTTGCCACGGGCGCTGTTGCGCCTTCGGCAACAGGCGCCATTGCTGGAGGCGAAACTGGTGCCGGGGGTATCCCTGAGCCTGTTGAGCCAGGTGGACACTGGGGAAGTGGACCTGGCGATTCTGATCAAGCCGCCGTTTGAATTACCCAAGGAACTATCGGTGCAAGTGATTCGCCGGGAGCCGTTTGTGCTGATCGTGCCGGTAGATCTTGAGGAGGACGACCCGCTGCAGTTACTCGTCAACCACCCCCACGTACGCTACGACCGCAATTCATTTGGCGGGCGACTGGTGACGCGTTTTTTGCGCGAGCAGCAGATTGATGTGCGGGTAGCTCTGGAGCTGGATGAGCTGGAAGCTATCGTGAAAATGGTTGAGTGCGGATTGGGCGTTTCATTGTTGCCCAGGGCCGGGCTGTGGCTTGAACATGGCGCCAGGGTGAGGGTGATTGAGTTGGGCGAACTGACGTTCTATCGGGAGATCGTGCTGTTGCAGCGTTATAGCCAGCGGATGCAGCCGATCCAGCAGCTGTTTGCCCGGTGTCTGACACAAATCGACGACTGA
- a CDS encoding VOC family protein — MQLSPFHLAIPVYDLAAARRFYGEVFGLEEGRSSDHWVDFNFFGHQLVIHLAPKNASQEAAHTNAVDGHDVPVPHFGVVLGMEEWQALAERLKALGTHFVIEPGIRFQGLVGEQATMFLFDPCGNALEFKAFKNIDQLFAK; from the coding sequence ATGCAACTGTCCCCTTTTCACTTAGCCATCCCGGTTTACGATCTGGCCGCTGCCCGGCGCTTCTATGGTGAAGTGTTCGGTCTGGAAGAAGGTCGCTCCAGCGATCACTGGGTCGATTTCAACTTTTTCGGCCATCAACTGGTGATTCATCTGGCCCCGAAAAACGCTTCTCAGGAAGCTGCCCATACCAACGCCGTGGATGGCCACGACGTACCGGTGCCGCATTTCGGTGTGGTATTGGGGATGGAGGAATGGCAGGCGCTGGCCGAACGCTTGAAAGCCCTGGGTACGCACTTCGTGATCGAGCCGGGTATCCGCTTTCAGGGATTGGTGGGCGAACAAGCCACGATGTTTCTCTTCGACCCCTGCGGCAATGCCTTGGAGTTCAAGGCGTTCAAGAACATCGACCAGTTGTTTGCCAAATGA
- a CDS encoding GGDEF domain-containing protein — MLTPDKPVKSGVGADMHTPNALDSAVQDREVLRNLSRKAEQELMGVQMASMDELTLLSNRHGFEALARLGLEACQQMGKPATLLFFDLDHFKRINRLYGRTEGDNALKTFADVLRIAFRESDVIGRLGSDEFAALLTGANAVEIVAIRTRLEEMLDERNATVHRGYDIRFSVAQIEFDPDHHKTVDGLMLALDEVRHQGQVEF, encoded by the coding sequence ATGCTAACCCCAGACAAACCGGTCAAATCCGGCGTTGGCGCAGACATGCACACGCCGAACGCGCTCGATAGTGCAGTGCAGGATCGCGAGGTACTGCGCAACTTGTCGCGCAAGGCCGAGCAAGAGCTGATGGGCGTGCAGATGGCGAGCATGGATGAGTTGACGCTGCTTTCCAATCGTCATGGCTTCGAGGCCCTGGCCCGGTTGGGGCTGGAGGCCTGTCAGCAGATGGGCAAGCCCGCGACTCTGCTGTTTTTCGACCTCGATCACTTCAAGCGCATTAACCGGCTGTATGGCCGCACCGAGGGCGACAATGCCCTGAAAACCTTCGCCGATGTGCTGCGTATCGCCTTTCGTGAAAGCGATGTGATCGGCCGGTTGGGCAGTGATGAGTTTGCCGCTTTGTTGACCGGCGCCAACGCGGTGGAGATCGTCGCGATCAGGACGCGGCTCGAAGAAATGCTCGATGAGCGCAATGCCACGGTGCATCGTGGCTATGACATTCGCTTCAGTGTCGCGCAAATCGAATTCGATCCCGACCATCACAAAACAGTCGATGGCCTGATGCTGGCGCTTGATGAGGTTCGTCATCAAGGCCAGGTTGAGTTTTGA
- a CDS encoding xanthine dehydrogenase family protein molybdopterin-binding subunit gives MNRINPVSRRGFLKGSAVLGSGLVVAFVIPGANRFALGAENQGNVFAPNAFLRIGNDNSITVLLGHSEMGQGIWTGLTMLIAEELDADWSKIRVEHAPASAADYGLPAFGGMQITGGSTSTWMEFDRYRQAGAAARLMLIEAAAKRFNVAPSQIRTESGVVIAGDKRATYGELADDAGKLPAPDPASIKFKEAKDWKVIGKPTKRLDTPEKITGRAKFGMDVQFDGLMTAMVARPPVFGGSVKSFEGAEALAVPGVHKVVQVPTGVAVIADHYWAAKLGRDALKVEWDLGPNAGLDSQQLLESFRKLAATPGTSASRAGDAAAMLGKAAKTIEAEYSVPYLAHAPMEPLNCTVKISKDKCEIWTGTQFQTLDQMIAGKITGLKPEQVEIHTQFLGGGFGRRANPTSDFVSEAVYVAKAAGEPVKTVWSREDDIRGGYYRSAFLHQARIGLGADGMPMAWKHVLVGQSILTGTSFAATMVKDGVDKTSVEGVADSPYLEGLANHQVDLHSPQTGVSVLWLRSVGHTHTAFVMESLIDELAEAAGKDPVEYRRALLKAHPRHLGVLNLAVEKANWKAPLPDGHALGVAVHESFGSYVAQVAEVSQDNLAIRVHRVVCAVDCGIAVNPQSIAAQMESGITFGLGFTLHSKLTFKDGQVVQSNYHDYQVLRLNEMPVVEVHIVPSSDKPGGIGEVGVPPVAPAVANAVFALTGQRLRELPLQLSGV, from the coding sequence ATGAACAGAATCAACCCTGTCTCACGTCGCGGTTTTCTCAAGGGCAGTGCAGTGTTGGGCAGCGGTCTGGTGGTGGCGTTTGTCATTCCGGGTGCCAATCGCTTTGCTCTGGGCGCCGAGAATCAAGGCAATGTCTTCGCGCCCAATGCCTTTTTACGCATCGGCAACGACAACAGCATCACCGTGCTGCTCGGCCATTCGGAAATGGGCCAGGGCATCTGGACCGGCCTGACCATGTTGATTGCCGAAGAGCTGGACGCCGACTGGTCGAAAATCCGTGTCGAACATGCACCGGCCTCGGCCGCCGACTATGGCCTGCCGGCGTTTGGCGGGATGCAAATCACCGGCGGTTCGACCTCGACCTGGATGGAGTTCGATCGCTATCGCCAGGCCGGAGCGGCGGCGCGCTTGATGTTGATCGAGGCGGCGGCCAAGCGATTCAACGTCGCACCTTCGCAGATCCGCACCGAGTCGGGGGTGGTCATCGCCGGCGACAAGCGCGCCACTTACGGTGAATTGGCGGATGACGCCGGCAAGCTGCCGGCGCCGGACCCGGCCTCGATCAAGTTCAAGGAAGCCAAGGACTGGAAGGTCATCGGCAAACCCACCAAGCGCCTCGACACCCCGGAGAAAATCACCGGGCGCGCCAAGTTCGGCATGGACGTGCAATTCGACGGGCTCATGACGGCGATGGTCGCTCGCCCACCGGTGTTCGGTGGCAGCGTCAAATCCTTCGAAGGCGCTGAAGCGCTGGCGGTGCCGGGCGTGCACAAAGTAGTGCAGGTGCCCACGGGGGTCGCGGTGATTGCCGATCATTATTGGGCGGCGAAGCTGGGGCGCGATGCGCTGAAGGTCGAATGGGACCTGGGGCCGAACGCCGGACTGGACAGCCAACAGCTGCTGGAAAGCTTCCGTAAACTCGCCGCCACCCCCGGCACCTCGGCCAGCCGGGCCGGTGATGCGGCGGCGATGCTGGGTAAAGCGGCGAAGACGATTGAGGCCGAATACAGCGTGCCGTACCTGGCCCACGCGCCGATGGAACCGCTCAATTGCACGGTGAAAATCTCCAAGGATAAATGCGAAATCTGGACTGGCACACAGTTTCAGACCCTTGATCAAATGATCGCGGGGAAGATCACCGGGCTCAAACCCGAACAGGTCGAAATCCACACCCAATTCCTCGGCGGCGGTTTCGGCCGTCGGGCCAACCCGACCTCGGATTTTGTCAGCGAAGCCGTGTATGTCGCCAAGGCGGCGGGCGAGCCGGTGAAAACCGTCTGGTCCCGAGAGGATGATATTCGCGGCGGTTACTATCGCTCGGCGTTCCTGCATCAGGCGCGCATCGGGCTGGGTGCCGACGGCATGCCGATGGCCTGGAAGCATGTGCTGGTCGGGCAGTCGATCCTGACCGGTACGTCGTTCGCGGCGACCATGGTCAAGGATGGCGTCGACAAAACCTCGGTCGAAGGCGTGGCCGACAGTCCTTATCTTGAAGGTCTGGCCAATCACCAGGTCGATCTGCATTCACCGCAAACCGGCGTCAGCGTGTTGTGGCTGCGGTCGGTGGGGCACACCCACACCGCATTCGTCATGGAGTCGTTGATCGATGAACTGGCAGAGGCGGCCGGCAAAGATCCGGTGGAGTACCGACGAGCCTTGCTCAAGGCGCATCCACGGCATTTGGGCGTGCTGAATCTGGCGGTGGAGAAAGCCAACTGGAAAGCGCCATTGCCGGACGGCCACGCATTGGGCGTGGCGGTGCATGAGTCTTTCGGCAGTTATGTCGCCCAGGTGGCCGAGGTGTCGCAGGACAACCTGGCGATTCGTGTGCATCGGGTGGTGTGCGCGGTGGACTGCGGCATTGCGGTCAACCCGCAGAGCATCGCCGCGCAGATGGAGTCAGGCATCACCTTCGGTCTCGGATTTACCTTGCACAGCAAGCTGACGTTCAAGGACGGTCAGGTGGTGCAGTCCAATTATCATGACTATCAGGTACTGCGCTTGAACGAGATGCCCGTGGTCGAGGTGCATATCGTCCCCAGCAGCGATAAACCCGGCGGCATCGGCGAGGTCGGGGTGCCGCCCGTGGCGCCGGCCGTGGCGAATGCGGTGTTTGCCCTGACCGGGCAGCGTCTGCGGGAACTGCCGCTGCAACTGTCGGGGGTGTGA
- a CDS encoding (2Fe-2S)-binding protein, with product MLTLNINGKDQELDVPADMPLLWVLRDVAHLTGTKFGCGMAQCGACTVHVDGAPLRSCITPATAVAHGQKILTIEGLSSDGSHPVQQAWAELDVVQCGYCQSGQIMSAAALLAKIPKPTDSDIDQALSGNICRCGTYPRIRAAVKRAAEIG from the coding sequence ATGCTGACCCTTAACATCAATGGCAAGGACCAGGAACTGGATGTCCCGGCGGACATGCCGTTGCTCTGGGTGCTGCGCGATGTTGCGCACCTGACGGGCACCAAGTTCGGTTGCGGCATGGCCCAGTGTGGCGCCTGCACCGTACACGTCGACGGCGCGCCGCTGCGCTCCTGCATCACCCCCGCCACGGCAGTGGCCCACGGGCAGAAAATTCTCACCATCGAAGGCCTGTCCAGCGACGGCTCGCACCCGGTGCAACAAGCCTGGGCCGAGCTCGATGTGGTCCAGTGCGGTTATTGTCAATCCGGGCAGATCATGTCGGCGGCAGCGTTGCTGGCAAAGATCCCCAAGCCCACCGACAGCGACATCGACCAGGCGCTGTCCGGCAACATTTGCCGCTGCGGCACCTACCCAAGAATTCGCGCCGCGGTCAAACGCGCCGCCGAGATCGGTTGA
- a CDS encoding NnrS family protein — protein sequence MRKLVAAPVFSLGFRPFFLAGAGFSTVALAIWALWLYGRLPGAQPIGGMLAWHRYEMPFGFACAIIAGFLLTAVPNWTGRPGLRGGPLIGLLLVWLLARLAWLMPMPPTFLLVLQIPFLPLLAWVLGRDLVAAGKRDNYPILLVIVLMAGCQAMTLWGIATDDIGLQRRGVLAALWLVAALMSVIGGRVIPFFIQRGLNRSTAPPTHPLPTRILLLGGLLAAVSSAVGLNDVPRLWLAALYLLLGGLHLARLWRWHDRGIWRVPLLWSLYLAYAWLAIAAPAMALWHVGVMPQQSLATHSLAVGGIGGLILAMIARVSLGHTGRLLQPPKTVVLGFALLVIAGVCRVFVVPFSGVGLGLSALLWCVAFGLFLTRYTGILLKPRV from the coding sequence ATGCGCAAACTCGTCGCCGCTCCGGTTTTCAGTCTCGGATTTCGACCGTTCTTTTTGGCTGGAGCCGGTTTTTCTACGGTGGCGCTGGCCATCTGGGCGCTCTGGCTGTACGGCCGATTGCCTGGCGCGCAACCGATTGGCGGGATGCTGGCCTGGCACCGATATGAAATGCCTTTCGGATTTGCCTGCGCAATCATCGCCGGATTCCTGCTGACAGCGGTGCCGAACTGGACAGGGCGTCCGGGGCTGCGCGGTGGGCCCTTGATCGGTCTGCTGCTGGTGTGGCTGTTGGCGCGGCTGGCCTGGTTGATGCCGATGCCTCCTACCTTCTTGCTGGTCTTGCAGATTCCTTTCCTGCCGCTGCTGGCGTGGGTGCTTGGACGGGATTTGGTCGCGGCCGGCAAACGTGACAATTATCCGATTCTATTGGTGATTGTCCTGATGGCGGGCTGCCAGGCGATGACGTTGTGGGGGATCGCAACCGATGACATCGGGTTGCAACGGCGTGGTGTGCTGGCGGCATTGTGGCTGGTGGCGGCGTTGATGAGTGTGATCGGCGGGCGAGTGATTCCGTTCTTCATCCAGCGTGGCTTGAACCGTTCCACTGCGCCACCGACTCATCCATTGCCCACCAGGATATTGCTGCTGGGCGGATTGCTGGCGGCGGTGTCTTCCGCCGTCGGTTTGAATGATGTCCCCCGTCTTTGGCTGGCGGCGTTGTATCTGCTGTTGGGAGGTTTGCACCTGGCCCGTCTGTGGCGCTGGCATGATCGGGGAATTTGGCGAGTACCGCTGCTCTGGTCGTTGTATCTGGCCTATGCCTGGCTGGCGATCGCAGCACCGGCCATGGCGCTGTGGCACGTCGGCGTGATGCCGCAACAGAGCCTGGCCACGCATTCCCTGGCGGTTGGCGGGATCGGCGGGTTGATTCTGGCAATGATTGCTCGTGTCAGCCTCGGTCATACCGGGCGATTGTTGCAGCCCCCGAAAACGGTGGTTCTGGGGTTTGCCTTGCTGGTGATTGCCGGCGTGTGCCGAGTGTTTGTCGTGCCGTTTTCCGGGGTTGGGCTGGGGCTGTCGGCGCTGCTTTGGTGTGTTGCTTTCGGCCTGTTCCTGACGCGCTACACCGGGATCCTGCTCAAACCGAGGGTCTAG
- a CDS encoding VOC family protein codes for MQRFPKLTPCLWFDDQAEAAAKFYCSIFDHSKITAITHYGKAGQEIHGRAEGSVMTVSFELDGQTFTGLNGGPVFTFNEAVSFQVNCHNQEEVDHFWGNLSAGGPVQAQQCGWLKDKFGVSWQIVPVALMHMMQDADTAKSQRAMQAMLQMKKLDIAELERAFAGQS; via the coding sequence ATGCAACGCTTTCCAAAACTCACCCCCTGCCTGTGGTTCGACGATCAGGCCGAAGCGGCGGCGAAGTTTTATTGCTCGATCTTCGATCACTCGAAAATCACCGCCATCACCCATTACGGCAAGGCCGGCCAGGAAATCCATGGCCGCGCGGAAGGTTCGGTGATGACCGTCAGTTTCGAGCTCGATGGCCAGACCTTCACCGGACTCAATGGCGGGCCGGTGTTCACCTTCAACGAAGCGGTGTCGTTCCAGGTCAATTGCCATAACCAGGAGGAAGTCGACCACTTCTGGGGCAACCTGTCTGCCGGAGGCCCTGTGCAGGCGCAGCAATGCGGCTGGCTGAAGGACAAATTCGGCGTGTCGTGGCAAATTGTGCCGGTGGCGCTGATGCACATGATGCAAGACGCCGACACGGCAAAATCCCAGCGTGCCATGCAAGCGATGTTGCAGATGAAAAAGCTCGACATCGCCGAACTGGAACGAGCCTTTGCCGGCCAGAGCTAA
- a CDS encoding AraC family transcriptional regulator — protein MKHTVAKVADKAPRFWREDALPFIEARSIADGREVCYARHSHEHFSIGAITAGRSTYLHEQSEFQVSAGTVVLMNPGDVHACNPIDDQPWSYLMLYVETPWLTDLQHQLGFSQDSAFRRFSVTHNRDVELFAGLKHLYEVLVDPQHDVLRKHSAAVEFFTEVQQRLNPIDQPLREPNFKLERAADYIRDNCTHLLKLEDICEAAQLSPSYLIRAFKQHYGMTPHAFLINRRIQFARDRLRSGRLIADVALEAGFADQAHFQRAFKQHLAATPGQYRGYLILPRHKP, from the coding sequence ATGAAGCACACCGTCGCCAAAGTTGCAGACAAAGCCCCGCGCTTCTGGCGTGAAGACGCTCTGCCCTTCATCGAAGCCCGTTCCATCGCCGACGGTCGCGAGGTCTGCTACGCCCGGCATTCCCACGAACACTTTTCCATTGGTGCGATCACCGCCGGGCGCAGCACCTACCTCCACGAACAATCGGAGTTTCAGGTCAGCGCCGGCACCGTGGTGTTGATGAACCCCGGCGATGTACATGCCTGCAATCCGATCGACGACCAGCCCTGGTCGTACCTGATGTTGTATGTCGAAACACCCTGGCTGACCGATTTGCAGCATCAGCTCGGCTTCAGCCAGGACTCGGCGTTTCGCCGGTTTTCCGTCACCCACAATCGCGACGTCGAGCTGTTCGCCGGCCTGAAGCACTTGTACGAGGTGTTGGTCGATCCACAGCACGACGTGCTGCGTAAACACAGTGCGGCGGTAGAGTTTTTCACCGAGGTGCAACAGCGGCTCAACCCCATCGATCAACCGCTGCGCGAACCCAATTTCAAGCTGGAACGGGCCGCCGACTATATCCGCGACAACTGCACGCACCTGCTCAAGCTCGAGGACATTTGCGAGGCGGCGCAACTGTCGCCGTCCTACCTGATCCGCGCCTTCAAGCAGCATTACGGTATGACGCCTCATGCGTTCCTGATCAACCGACGCATCCAGTTCGCCCGGGACCGACTGCGCAGCGGCAGGTTGATCGCCGATGTGGCGCTGGAAGCAGGGTTTGCCGACCAGGCGCATTTTCAGCGCGCATTCAAACAGCATCTGGCGGCGACACCGGGGCAGTATCGCGGCTATCTCATCCTCCCTCGCCACAAGCCTTGA
- a CDS encoding LysE family translocator → MSLILSMAAFALAASITPGPVNIVALSSGAQFGFRASQRHVAGATLGFVLLLVLMGLGLHEVLKLWPFMTRVVQLAGVAFLLFMAFKLATDNGHLDAKESGRAPSMLYGAVMQWLNPKAWLACVAGMGAFVADGEARLVWQFAAVYLVICYLSVGCWAYAGTFLRGYLSNPAGMRLFNRGMALLLAVSAVYLLLP, encoded by the coding sequence ATGAGTCTGATTCTTTCCATGGCGGCGTTTGCCCTGGCGGCTTCGATTACACCGGGGCCGGTGAATATTGTGGCGTTGAGTTCCGGGGCGCAGTTCGGCTTTCGCGCCAGTCAACGGCATGTGGCCGGGGCGACGCTGGGGTTCGTGCTGTTGTTGGTGTTGATGGGGTTGGGGTTACATGAGGTGCTGAAGTTGTGGCCGTTCATGACCCGAGTGGTGCAACTGGCCGGGGTGGCGTTTCTGCTATTCATGGCCTTCAAATTGGCCACGGACAACGGTCATCTCGATGCCAAAGAGTCGGGGCGGGCACCGTCGATGCTGTATGGCGCGGTGATGCAATGGCTCAACCCGAAAGCCTGGCTGGCCTGCGTGGCGGGAATGGGCGCGTTTGTCGCCGATGGCGAAGCGCGGCTGGTATGGCAGTTTGCGGCGGTGTATCTGGTGATCTGCTATCTGTCGGTGGGTTGCTGGGCGTATGCCGGGACGTTTTTACGTGGCTACCTGAGCAATCCGGCGGGGATGCGGTTGTTCAACCGGGGCATGGCGTTGTTGCTGGCGGTAAGTGCGGTGTATTTGCTGTTGCCGTAA
- a CDS encoding PAS domain-containing sensor histidine kinase yields the protein MPADDDSLPGSEILFDEAECGLLLTAENGQIAQVNLTFCRWIGYRRQELLGRHIQDLMSPEGRTFHRTYWAPLMQIQGVIADVKFDLVHYNGHSIAMMLSAIRCESSAGIFHEMTLFKAVDRQRYERELLNARMLAERHLAKHLKDQRVMDITQDKLRITYAAAEDRALFAEQLIGIVSHDLRNPLSAIKMATELLGRREMDTKQAQILGHITHSAERAQRLVADLLDFTLTQVGRGIAVLPKPVDLHELVADCLDELSLAFPGHELTHLRDGQGDFTADSDRLYQLIGNLVANAVAYGAADSGVTVSSCIEDRAVIITVHNIGTPIPPELLKDLFEPMIRGSHDNAELRSVGLGLFIVREIARAHDGDVAVTSSLTSGTTFTATFPRTVKTNEDPL from the coding sequence ATGCCCGCAGATGACGATTCGCTGCCCGGTTCTGAAATTCTCTTCGACGAAGCTGAATGTGGCTTGCTGCTTACCGCAGAAAATGGCCAGATCGCACAGGTCAACCTCACCTTCTGCCGCTGGATTGGCTACCGCAGGCAGGAGCTGCTCGGTCGTCACATCCAAGACCTGATGAGCCCTGAAGGGAGGACGTTTCATCGGACGTACTGGGCGCCCCTTATGCAAATCCAGGGCGTGATCGCTGACGTCAAATTCGATCTCGTTCACTACAACGGACATTCAATTGCGATGATGCTCAGCGCCATCCGTTGTGAGAGTTCTGCTGGCATATTTCATGAAATGACGCTGTTCAAAGCCGTAGATCGGCAAAGGTACGAGCGCGAGCTGCTCAATGCCCGAATGCTCGCCGAAAGACATTTGGCAAAACACCTCAAGGATCAACGGGTAATGGATATTACCCAAGACAAGCTGCGCATCACTTACGCCGCGGCGGAAGACAGGGCCCTGTTCGCCGAGCAGCTTATCGGGATTGTCAGTCACGACCTGCGCAACCCCTTGTCGGCGATAAAAATGGCCACGGAACTGCTGGGCCGCAGGGAGATGGACACTAAACAGGCACAAATACTTGGCCACATCACCCACTCGGCAGAGCGCGCACAGCGTCTGGTGGCTGACCTGTTGGATTTCACCTTGACGCAGGTCGGGCGAGGTATCGCGGTCCTGCCCAAACCCGTCGATCTACACGAACTGGTGGCCGACTGCCTGGACGAATTGAGCCTGGCGTTCCCCGGGCATGAGTTGACCCACCTGCGTGATGGGCAAGGTGACTTTACCGCCGACAGTGATCGGCTCTATCAACTCATCGGCAACCTGGTCGCCAATGCAGTCGCCTACGGTGCTGCCGATAGCGGAGTCACCGTCTCTTCGTGCATCGAAGATCGAGCAGTCATTATTACAGTGCACAACATTGGCACCCCCATACCGCCGGAGTTGCTCAAGGACCTGTTCGAACCGATGATCCGTGGCAGTCATGACAATGCTGAACTTAGAAGCGTCGGGCTGGGCCTGTTCATTGTTCGTGAGATCGCAAGGGCGCACGACGGCGACGTGGCTGTAACGTCTTCTCTAACGAGCGGAACGACATTCACTGCCACCTTTCCTCGCACCGTAAAAACCAACGAAGATCCCCTGTAG
- a CDS encoding DUF1059 domain-containing protein, which translates to MARKYIDCREFPSDSKCSVALSADSENELLEAAAQHAVSVHKHTDSPQLRAQLKTMFHDGTPPVEAPRPA; encoded by the coding sequence ATGGCGCGTAAATACATCGACTGCCGCGAGTTTCCAAGCGATTCCAAATGCTCGGTCGCCCTGTCCGCAGACTCTGAAAATGAACTGCTCGAGGCCGCTGCACAGCATGCGGTCAGTGTTCACAAGCACACCGACTCACCGCAACTGCGTGCTCAACTGAAAACGATGTTTCACGACGGTACACCCCCTGTTGAAGCACCACGTCCCGCGTAG
- a CDS encoding LysE family translocator — protein sequence MDLATLTLFLPACFALNMAPGPNNLLSVSNATRYGYRRACVAGVGRLLAFAGMIGLAAAGLSVVLQTSEWLFYAIKIVGAAYLLYLAWQLWRANPEAEQHITGKSLGVLALARQEFLVAAGNPKAILLFTAFLPQFVDPTRPIAAQFVVLGALFLLLEWIAISAYACMGLHMRRWFAEPRGKRIFNRCCAGLLSAAASVLLMARRA from the coding sequence ATGGACCTCGCCACCCTCACCCTGTTTCTCCCGGCCTGCTTCGCTCTGAACATGGCCCCCGGCCCGAACAATCTGCTGTCGGTCAGCAACGCCACCCGTTACGGTTATCGTCGCGCCTGTGTGGCCGGTGTCGGTCGCTTGCTGGCGTTTGCCGGAATGATCGGCCTGGCCGCCGCCGGGTTGTCGGTAGTGCTGCAAACCTCGGAATGGCTGTTCTATGCGATCAAGATCGTCGGCGCCGCTTACTTGTTGTACCTGGCTTGGCAACTGTGGCGCGCCAATCCCGAGGCCGAGCAGCACATCACCGGCAAGTCTTTGGGAGTCCTGGCCCTGGCGCGGCAGGAGTTTCTGGTGGCGGCGGGTAATCCCAAGGCTATTTTGCTGTTCACCGCATTCCTGCCGCAGTTCGTCGACCCGACTCGACCGATTGCCGCGCAATTCGTCGTGCTCGGTGCGTTATTCCTGCTGCTGGAATGGATCGCCATCAGCGCCTATGCCTGCATGGGCCTGCACATGCGCCGCTGGTTCGCCGAACCACGGGGCAAGCGGATTTTCAATCGCTGCTGCGCGGGGTTGTTGTCGGCGGCGGCATCAGTGTTATTGATGGCACGACGGGCCTGA